The genomic segment TCTCCACTGACGCATCAATCAAAGAAATGATCCCACCTGGTGCACTTGTTATGCTTACTCCATTGATTGTAGGGACATTATTCGGTGTGGAAACACTTTCCGGTGTGCTTGCAGGATCTCTTGTCTCCGGTGTACAGGTAACGATTCTGATGACACGTACAAAAACCTTCAAACaatctccctctctctctctcgctcGCTAATTCAGGATGGTCTTTGGTTTGTAGATTGCCATCTCTGCATCGAACACCGGTGGTGCTTGGGACAACGCCAAGAAGTACATCGAGGTATGACAATTAGTTGGACATTCTACATCCGTATTCACTTCCTCGAGTATCTTGCTAACTCGTTTatttgcattttggttttgggATATTAGGCCGGAGCTTCAGAACACGCGAAATCTCTTGGCCCCAAGGGATCCGATCCACATAAGGCTGCTGTCATCGGTGACACTGTTGGCGATCCTCTCAAGGACACATCTGGACCATCATTGAACATCCTCATCAAGCTCATGGCTGTCGAGTCACTTGTTTTCGCTCCCTTCTTCGCCACCCACGGTGGTCTCCTCTTCAAGCTCTTTTAAGATGAAACCAACACAGCTATGTCCAACATATAGGTCAATGGCAAAAATTTTATGAGTAGTTCTGAAATATCCAACATTCATTTCTTAAAGAGTAAAATGTATCCTATATGTAGTATATGTACTTATTATAgaagtttgaaaattttgtaagcttttatttgttgttattttgttgGTCTTTTCATTGCATATTCTTTTAACTTCGATAGAGTTACCTgatacctgttgctggtgggaggtgacaggtatcaCATGGAACTAGTCGAGGACCTAATCCTCCAAAATTTGGAAATAATCCACTAAGAAATTGACCATTCACAATTGGTATGGATAGTAAAGAAATTAGCATAATTGAATATAAGGTTTTAGGGGTCGCCATCGGAACAAAAAAATTTACTCACACTCGATGTTTTTGGCTATCAAGTTTATTTCAACAGAGGATAATAGAACTGAAAGACTAACATAATCATGAAGGACATTCAACCTACCTTCATTAATTTACTCACACTCGATGTTTTTGGCTATCAAGTTTATTTCAACAGAGGATAATAGAACTGAAAGACTAACATAATCATGAAGGACATTCAACCTACCTTCATTTattcccccacccccaccccacacaCACCAGGAAGTTATTTGATaatatttgaaatgaaagattcCATTTCCATGCATGCATGTCCTCCATGACTAACAGAGCTCTTGATCTTGTTGCTCAATTCCACTGCCCTTTGCCTCATCTCTTCCCCTTCTGTCGTGCCCATCAACGTTTTCACAGCTTTCTCAATGGTTGATGCCGTTACCAATTCCTCACGGTGAGCGCAACTTTTGATAGATATTCCAATCTTAAGCACATTCGTTACATACATAGCGTTATATGGCTGATCGTAACTGATTGGCCAAGTTGCTAAAGGCACTCCCATGCTAATGCTCTCGAGACAAGAATTCCATCCACAATGACTCAGAAAACCACCCGTAGATGAATGCCTCAAGATTTCCAACTGTGGTGCCCAATTTACCACCATTCCTCTTCCTTTCACTCTCTCTTCAAACCCTTCTGGTAATTCAATCTTTCCGTCTTTCTCTCTAAGCTTTTCCACATTATTTCGTTTTCTTAGTACCCAAATAAATCCGTAGTTGCTTTGTTCTAAACCAAGAGCTAGCTCATTGATTTGCTCTTGTGATAATGTAGTGGTTGATCCAAACGAGATGAATATTACTGAGTTAACATCTTGCATGTCGAGAAATTCCAGGCATTCATTACGAATCATGTTGCTAGACGAAGAAGAGATAGATTCGTGCGATTCTAACAACATATGAAATGGACCAAAAGAACAGAACGGCTTGCCTTTTGCATTGGCAAGTAAATCTATGTACTTACCTTCCACTTCTTTACACGAGTTTATAACTTCTCCAGAGTAAAACTTCAACTCATGCTCCATTCTAACCATCAATTTCCCATCTGGCTCCAACAATGGAAGCTCATCGTGCATTTGCTCGACCAGTTTCACATGATCATCATCATCGACTATGTCAGGAATACTTTGTTGGAGGCGATAATATCTGTTAAAAGCCGACCCAGCGTGGAAGATATAAGACTTGACATTCGGAAATGTATGGGCATTCCATATCAGTTCTGTCATTATAAATTCATGAATTATGACTAATCTCTTAGCATTGGTAGAGAGTTCAATGCATGTTTTCTGAATAGGCTCCCTGAGTTTCTTCAGAAACATTAGAATCGGATCGTGGCCAGCTGCATTATCATCATCAGAAGGTCTCATGAGGTCTTCGAAATGGATGTTTGAGGCCCCGAGACCACCTTGGACGTGGAGTTTCAAATCTTGGTTCTGATCAGCAAGGCAGAGGAAGTGTACTGGTATATTATGGGACGCGACGAGGCGAGCAAGAATGAAGAGCTGATTCAGATGGCTGTAATCAGGAAATGGCACTATGGCCACAATCACTTCATTGTCTGATGAGTTGGTGGTAGCCATTGgaacaaaatgagaaaaatgagtttagTTTGGTCTCATACTTCTTTTTAGTTTGGTCTCATACTTCTTTTGTTATGGACATGCATTCTCCTATATATAAGAAGTGAGAGCTGAGGcagctgaagcagaaatcagACCGTTTGACACGTCTGCCTTATCTTCTGCCATGTGACCAAGATGTTACGAATTCAAATCctggaaacagcctctgacagcAATACAAGGGTTCCTCGGACCTTGCGCATggcaggagctttagtgcacggGCTGCCCTTTTTCATagtacataaataaaaaaagggcagcccggtgcactaaagctaccgctatgcgcggtgtcagaggaaggaccccaccacaagggtgtattgtacgcagccttatcttgcatttctgacaggggctatttccaaggcttgaacccgtggcCTCCTAATTACATAgcagcaactttaccaattaACTGGCATAAATGTGTCTTTTAATTTGAACTTAACTAGCATTTATGTCCTCCAACTTTTAACGTACACAAGACACTTAAACACGCGTCCTACCTGACATTTGCATGGCAATTTGCGTGAGATTAGAGCCCTAACAATAGTGCCCACTAAATTGTTCACATGACTTCACAATAGGGCCCACTAACACATAAAGATGGACAAGACAAgatattttgtttttatctttgcTACTCCCAAATAAACCTTGTGACCCACACTAAATTAAATTTTCTGCTTTAACTGTGAAAATACTTGTCTCATACAACATGTGATAAAATGCATTTAAAGGTTGAACAAAATTGCATGTCTCATTCTTTTGATGTAACATTATATTGATAATAACGACACCGTGTTATATACACAGTGTACTCGCTAGAAATTTCGTTACGGGTGTTCAAACTTAAGATAAGTAAAaaagtaaagcatctagtaccttcctgaactatgatcaaatttactacgacacacttcaacttcacgGGAGTTCTATTACACCTGAACTAAATTAtagtgtatttttgtcattctttttagctgacgtgacaccttttgtcaacctttttagctgacattGCACCTTTGATATGGatcccattttatgtaataaaggtgccacatcagcacaaaagggtgacaaaaatatgataaaattgagTTCCGGAGGTAATAGGACCTctgtaaagttggagtgtgtcgtagaaaCTTTGTCCATAGTTCGAGGGGTACTAGATGCTTATCTCTAAGTAAAAAGTACCATATCTACCAACATAAAGTAAGTTTTGACCTATATATGAAATGTAATTTTTCACCAAAGGGTTTTCGATTGACCACCTGGCACTACCCCTGAATGTCCGCGACCATGCATCATCTTTAAGAATGGTGTACGTGGTCGCGGAGTTCAATGTGTCATATTCAGGGGCGGACTTAGGTTGAAAATTATGGTGCTTTGGTACCCGTTAAACCCTATGCAgaatagatataattatataagaaatatattaaaattagtatAAGATGGAAAAAAGCGCACGTGAAACCAAGAAGATAGCTGGTTGCTTTGATTTCCATGCATGCGGaaatcaaatttgctacgacatatTTCAATTTTACTGGGATCTTATTACCCCTGAaataaattttaacatatttttatcaccctttCGTGCTGACGTGACACTTTTTGTCAATCATTGTGAGtcctattttatgtaataaaagtgtCACGTCAGTATAATAGGATGACAAAGATATGCTAAAACTGAGTTCAGGGAGATAATAGGAccttgtgaagttggagtgtgtcgtaacaactttggtCATATATAGTTCGAGGATACTGAATgcttattaagaaaaaaaaaaactcttaattGTCTTACTCTTTCAGATAATTAATGTTATGCTATTAGTTTTGAGATTAAATGTCATGAAACTCTTACTACATTTAACTTTTACTAGCATAAATAGTCATAAATGATATTCAAAACTGACTAAAACATTCATCTCATaagtatgtataaatatatgatcTTTATTACATTTCTATACAAAATCCACCAAATTTAGGAAagccaataaaaaaataaaaaaattatggcaaaaaaatcactaaaattatttgcatttttcACTATATTATGCATGGCAAATTCACTAGTAGCTATGGCTAGATTTGATTCAATATTGGCACCAAGTCCTAGTGATTATAATGAAGTTTTTGAATGTTGGTTAACACTTACAAGTAAAAATGGATGTGTTGAAGGAGTTTATAAAGTGTTTAGTGGTATGGGATGGCTTGATTCACCTTGTTGTCAAGTGGTTAATGAGATTGATAGAAAATGTTGGGTTAAAATTTTCCCATCTAATCaaaattttgttgatttgttGAAGTATTATTGTAGTACTAATGGTGGTGCTCATGCACCATCTCCATTTGGTGCTATTTGAAGATGATAGTTAATAGTATTTGGGGGGAAGTggcgtgggggtggggtgggggtgaggtggagggggtgggggtgggggttcttgtttttttttttttactttgttatGGTGCAATAAACTATTGTGGTTCGACCCTGCAATAGCGGGAGTTTAGTATTTAGAGGGggctcttgtttttttttttttgtttttgttttttacttTGTTACGATGAAATAAATTATTGTGGTTCGACCCTTCTTTGAACTTTGTTACAGCGGGAGCTTTAGTATATCGGGTTGTGCTCATTTTTACTTTGTTATGATATAATAAACTATACTGGTTCAACCCTTCTTTGGATCTGCCGTTGCGGAATCTTTAGTGCACGATGATGTGTACTTTTTTACTTTGTTATTATACAATAATTCTTTGAACTCTGTTATAGctggagctttagtgcaccgagttGTGCTCATTTTTAGTTTGTTATGATGCAATAAACTATTGTGGTTCGACCCTTCTTCGGATCTGTCGCTGCTGAAGCTTTAGTGCACTACGATGTGTACTTTTTTTACTTTGTTATGATGCAATAAACTATTGTGGTTCGATCATTCTTTGAACCTTGTTAtaacgggagctttagtgcactgagTTGTGCTCATTTTTACTTTGTTATGATGCAATAAACTATTGTGGTTCGACCCTTCTTTGGACTTTGTTATAGCggggagctttagtgcatcgggttGTGCtcatttttactttattataaTGCAATAAACTATAGTGGTTCAACCCTTCTTTGGATCTACCGTTGCGGAAGCTTTAAAACACCACGATGTGTACATTTTTTACTTTGTTACGACGCAATAAATTACTGTGGTTCGACCCTTCTTTGAACCTTGTTATAGCATGAGCTTTAATACATCGGGTTGTGCTCATTTTTAGTTTGTTATGATGCAATAAACAATTGTGATTGGATCCTTCTTTGAACCCTGTTATAGCAGGAGCTTTCGACCACCACATTacttttttagttttgttatgaCGCAAGAATGATATAAAAAGGAAAGTGGAAGTTGGATATTGAAAGGATCTTGTTAGGTATTTACTTTATTTGAATAAACTTTTGCTTGTGTTTTAGACAATAATAATTATTGAATAATCTAATGTTTTCTCAGAAGATTTTCGAGTTAATGATCAAAAACACATCTAAACTATATCCGTGAGTTCCACATTCAACACACCTTAATGCTGAGTTGgccaaatattttttctcaatcgcCAACAAACGACT from the Capsicum annuum cultivar UCD-10X-F1 chromosome 9, UCD10Xv1.1, whole genome shotgun sequence genome contains:
- the LOC107840798 gene encoding zeatin O-glucosyltransferase-like; its protein translation is MATTNSSDNEVIVAIVPFPDYSHLNQLFILARLVASHNIPVHFLCLADQNQDLKLHVQGGLGASNIHFEDLMRPSDDDNAAGHDPILMFLKKLREPIQKTCIELSTNAKRLVIIHEFIMTELIWNAHTFPNVKSYIFHAGSAFNRYYRLQQSIPDIVDDDDHVKLVEQMHDELPLLEPDGKLMVRMEHELKFYSGEVINSCKEVEGKYIDLLANAKGKPFCSFGPFHMLLESHESISSSSSNMIRNECLEFLDMQDVNSVIFISFGSTTTLSQEQINELALGLEQSNYGFIWVLRKRNNVEKLREKDGKIELPEGFEERVKGRGMVVNWAPQLEILRHSSTGGFLSHCGWNSCLESISMGVPLATWPISYDQPYNAMYVTNVLKIGISIKSCAHREELVTASTIEKAVKTLMGTTEGEEMRQRAVELSNKIKSSVSHGGHACMEMESFISNIIK